The genomic segment ATGCCCACTCCGTTATAATTCAATATACACCATGTTTTCTACGAATTTGCACGAGTTGATGCCATGTGAGAAACTAGTTTTAGAACCCGTGCAAATCCACGggtaactaaattaaaatattttgttagttataataagcatattttattttatttagataaatatgTAATTGCATTGTATAATAAGCGTGATAGAAAAACATGAAATCCTAGATTTGAATAAGCAAATCATCCAATCATCAATCATACTATATGTCAAAATTAAAGGCCACATCAGTGGTTTCATATATTAATGTCCCtgtcaattaaattaaatatgaaaattggtTCATTACCTCAAAACTTGATATTCATATAAGTAGGCTTTTATGTGGACCTTGATTATCGTCATCCATCTGCCACTAATGCAGTAAACAACTCAGACTTAACTTTGGTAAACATATGTTGTAATTGAAATAACAATTAAGATAAGGAGTTGTATAAAGATTTTCAAAGATTCATCAGCACACTACATTTTTCATTGTACTacttatttttccattttcttctagaattaaatttttcactttttttgttttgttttttctctagAAACATAAACATAAAGTTGGCCATGTGTGGAAATTGGACATGACAAATAAAGTCTAATTCTTGTAAGTGACTAGTCTTAACATTTATTGATTGtcattgtaaaatataatattggAAATTAACttctttgaaatttaaaagataatctTGAATAAGACACTAAATtcatttttagaataaatattttttcaataatgttTTTTCACGTGATGACTGTagcaaaaataatatttttgcttaatttatgaacttgtaatcttttgtagtTGCAAAGACCTTTTGCTTCATCAATGTttttcataatcataatcaaCACACATGGGTTCAATTCAAATTAATGATTTGGTATGTctaaacattttatttcattaaaaaattctGATGTAAATCACCCGGTTTGAATTTTTTGGTCTTTATTTGATTAACAAGATGTTTCTGAGTTTAAATAAGTAATTTTCTCACCATTTATAAATGACAAGATGTGTCTGAGAATAAAATTgctatatcataaaaaaaaatcaagaaacatTGTATTGAGCAGATAGACAAATTGgactaattataataaaaatgtttcattgttttttaattaaaatatatttggtaTTTCAATAATacctttatcatttttatttaactcCATGCTCCATCTCTAATTTTTAGGATCCAATAAGCAAATTATTTGATCTGTTACAGTAGTCAATATCATGTTTTTCGGAAATTTCTAAATTTGCACGAGTTGATGATACGTGAGAAATATGTTTCCTTTCCTTAGAAgggaaaaaatattgaaataggAAGAGTGCATAGACTCGTACAATAATGGTTGATCTGTTTTTTATGTATGATATAACTAAAGAGATACGAAAGTTATCCtttgttttaaactttattaGTCTAGTTTCCTAATCTTGTAAAAACTTTATATCTTTACATTGATATATATGGCTTGAAATTTTCCACAGATGCAGAAGTAAAGAaaatgtaagcaaataacatatatatagtGCTAAATTGGAGATTTTGTAAATAAGCAGAACTCCAGGTATTTGGGAAAGAAAAGATGTATTGAATACATTGTATTCTCGGCATCACAATGTGTTTATGAGAAAGGTAAAGCACAgaagttgaatttttttatgggaTGGTAGCAACAATAACTCCAATTCCACTTCTTTCACTTACTTTTGTCTTCTCGTTAACTTAGGTTGTTGCTTCCCATTTATTCACTAAACCAAAGGTAGTTTTATTCACTCATTACCCTAAAATCGGTAcctaagttttttgttttttgcacACTAAAATCTTAACCTTTTAACTAGTTATTTTGCTGGTTGAGTTGTACTCATTATTTTACAAACTATCCTGCTCTTGGTACCATGAAAAACGAATCTTCATGTTCAAATTCTTAATTTATGAAGCACTAAATAGGCAGCAATACCAGCAGCATAACCTGCTAAGGCAAAGCCAGTAACCTGCAACAAAGACATAAACACCTATCTCATGAACTAAGTATTAACATTTTATCATATCAATATGTGTAGGTGTGAGTAGGAAATACCTTCCGCAAGTACCAACAGAAGTTCACCTTTTCCATCCCCATGAACGCAACTCCAGCAGCTGAACCAGCAATTAATATGGATCCACCAGTACTAGCACATAATGCAATCAATTGCCAGAATTCAGAATCTTGAGGGAAAGCAGAGACATCATACATTCCCATTGTTGCAGCAACCAATGGAACATTGTCTATTACAGCAGATATGAGTCCAATAGCACTTGCAATCAGTTCACTACTCGGCACATGTGCATCAAAGTAATTTGCTATTTCCTGCAGAATCCCTGCTGCCTCCAGGCTAATTGATCAAATACAACCACTTAACATGTTTGACTAGGGAATTTAAACATATGAAATCACAGTTCATGCAAAAGAACAAGCATATGCATCTTATAATTcaagaaaaggtaaaaagaaCCAGACAATATATCATCCTCACTGATATGTTTCATTGCATTATGGATATAAATGCATGAACATACGGCAGcaaaaaaactgaaatttattttttcaccaCCTGCTAACGGATAATAGAATTCCCAGGAAAAACAGTGCTCCCTGAGTGTCTATTCTTGACAGAGCATGTGGCACTTTTAGCTTTTGCCTCTCAGAATCACCATAATGGATAACATCGGTGACGATCCAAAGCATGCCAAGTCCGAGAAGCATTCCCATGTAGGGAGGTAAACCTGTGAGGGCCCTCAACACTGGGACAAAAAGCAAAGCTCCTAAACTCAATGAGAAAACAAGCAGTCCTTGTGGAGCACTCTCCTCAGAGGAAAATACACCGAGAGAGTTTTGTCCTTTTCCATCATTAACTATACTGGTGAAGACAAAGTTAAGAACCAACGTTATCCATATTCTATATGTTAAGCTAAATATCAGTATTTCAGCTTTTGAGGCTAACTTTTGCAGTGTATGAAGAAGAGTGTCTACCTTGTCAGGGACATCAGAACTAGAGGAACAGCCAGAGAAATGACTGAAGGTATAAACAAATCCtgcaaaacaaagaaaaccCAATAACCTTCATTTTTTGTACTACAGATATTTCATACAGACTGTTCATATGATCTGAACAGATGTATCACGCTGgaagtattttttttcccaGCAGATAACCTTCATTGTTTGTACAACAGATATTTGACCGTGTATCCACAGCATAGTAGTGGTAACAGCACCAATAGGACTCCATGCACCACCAGCATTTGCTGCTATTACAACAACAGCTCCCAATATCCTGTCAAAAGAATCCAAACCAAGTTCTTCATATATGATGAAGTGTACCAATTGAACCTCCAAATAGTCGGAAAATgctggaaaaagaaaacttaaaagatTTACAGACACATCTGAATGTCTATGCTGTCAACAAACAGCAATAAAGGCCTtaaatgaaaaaggttaatGTCATCTGAAGTCACCTATCACTTATAGGTAGGAAAtgatcaaaattaatttctggAGGAAAACTTATCAAGATCTCGAATCAAAGGCATTCAGATTTTGTAAGTTAAAAAGTTAGCAAGAGTACATCTAAAATTTCCCACTGTAAAGAACACAGGTAGCAAGCTTTAGAGCACTAATGATCGAAACCTTAGATGATGCATGAAATATGGTCATATTTAGTACTTCACACTCAAAGTTAATAACAAATACATACTTCCGTAACTCTGATAGACGTAACAATTTTCGCAATAGAGAAATCATAACTACGGTAGATGCCAAGCTGTCCAGAACTGAACTTAGAAAGAACGTAACAAATCCAATCTGCAAATTAATCATTCAAATTTGACCATAAACTGTAATGTTGAACAAACATGTAGATACTTCAGAAAGAATCACCTTAGAAGATTTTTTTGGCCAACAATGCAGTGACAACAGAAAATCACTTACCACCCATAGGAGAAGGCGTGGATTTTGGGTTGTTATATTGTCCGTAACAAGCTTAAATCCTCGATGAGCGTCAATTATCTCAACAATGGTCATTGCAGCAAGCAAGAAAAATACTATTTCACTGACTTGTGCAGATGCATGTGTTAACTCTGAAACTTCTATATCAGTTGATGGAGCCTACAGACAAATTCAGTAGTGAACGATTATCATTTGTTAAGTAATTGTATTGGGATGCTGATACCAGGAACACAGTAACTATAGGGATCAGGAGGAACCTCTTTGCCATAATATCAATGGTAGAAAAATATACCAGTTGTTGAAAAAACTTTAACccacaaattaaaaaacaaaatttaaccgCAATGGCTTTGGAACATAGAAATTGTCCTTATTCTAATCCTTGTCAGtgtcttcttatctttttcaGAGAAGATTAAAGAAACAAATCCAAGAATATATATTCCCTGATTgaaaaaaagcaagaaaaaaaataaaagaaatttgtaaAATCCAAGCTTATTTCGGTTTCTCTATTtttctacaaaataaaaaatcaatgaaACAGAACTCAAATTTTCTCTGTTTTATTTCTCACCTTCTTTCAAGGGAAACATCcaacaaatatattttgtttttactcaTTGTATCATTTTTCTATTCTATTTCTTTCCTTTCTACTCTCTCTGTGTTGAAACAGAGCATAAAAGCTAAAATAGTTTGTCCATAAACACATGAAGTTCTGACAAATCATTAATCAAGAAAGAATCAATAGTGTGAAAAATCAACACAAGATTTAGACAATTACCCCTATACTGCGTATCACCCATAAGCTTACGGCCATCAACAGTCCCACTCCACTTTTATTGAAGGCTAGATATTCTTCAAATATGATGACTACATAGCCTATTACAAATACCAATGCCATAGCAAGATCCTGCAGTGCAACATCAAAAACAACTATGGAAATAGAGTCTTTTTAGACACAATTTCTCAAAGGCATGTACTTTATTGTGAAACAGACAGTAGTGAAATTAGGAGCCACCCAAGAATGGTTAACTGTCACTGCCCTCGTTGTAGCAGCAGCAAATAGTTAGTCTTGAGAAAATCGATCTTGGCCTGGTAGCTGTATTTAAAATCTTGTGATCTTTGTTTCATCAAAGTGAAAATATGAGATCACAAGTTCCACACTCAGGTAGTATCTTATACCATTTTCAAAGTGCAGTGCAGTGTGAGCATTAGGCGTATAAAAAGCAGATTCAGCAACTTTGTAACATTACTAAAGTGCTCCATTTCCATTATTCTTGCATTAACGGTCTGAATCACCAATAAAGTAAGCCTTTGATTTTGCAGCCCATTCAATTAgcatttgtttaaaataaaacgTTTAATCCATTAAACATTACAGTGGTGAAATAGAGTTGACTCCTTGATAAAATTCGTCCCATGACTAAttcctatttaaaaaaaactggGAATTTAAGTATTCAATCAATCTTCTGCAAAAATTTGGATCTTTCGTGAAAAGTGAGGTACCCTTAACCCAGATTACACGAAGGCCAACATCTAATATCGAAATTGATGTACAAGCAGAGCAGGGCGAATAAAAAGATTTTCTAAGAACTTGGTTAATGGGTGATAGGGATAAAGCACCTGAAACCCTTCCCATGCACTTGGTTGAGACTGAAACGAAGAAACTGTAGAAACTCTGGCACCTCTTAATTTGGTTCTGCAAGAAGAGGAGGCAAAGAAGGTTGAGGTTtaacttctatttttttatgtccatgatatattataattcatttttatggttaatgatatattataattttatttttaatgttaatagtAGTAGTAAGAAGAATTCTCAAGTTATTGTTGGCAAAGGTTAAACAAAAATTGTCATATTATTGCCGTCTCTTttgtaaagagaaaaaattttGTAAACCTTTTAATGTACGAAACTTCACGTACTAACAAAAGTGTTAGTTAACTAATGCAAGTGTAATAACCAAAAAACATGTTCTTAAGAGAAGTATaagtaaagaagaaaaactaAAGTATGAAACCTTCTGTGGTTGAGTTTCTGAACGTCCTTGGATGCTGCAACAAAGTTTTCTGGTATCTCCAGTTGAGTGAAGGCAACAGCAAAAGACATTTTACCCTTTGAAGGatggaaaatatataataaatatgtttatggTGTAGTAACCAGCAGAAGCAGGTGATAATGTTGGCTTGAAGAATCATAAATACCTGTGAATGCTGGAGTACAAATAGCTTTGTGTTTCTTACTGAATTAATGTAATTGGTCATTTCTGCAAAATCATGCATGGCTAAATCCTGCCAATGTTACAAAGGCACCACAGGCCACGCGATTCACATTACAGGCATGGTGAAAAAACTATAATCTTAACTTTTCCACCAATGCTAGAAAGACACtgataaaatcaaaattttcagTTAAATTGCAGATTAACTAAATTTCAGTGCTGACTGATAAAGATATattgtatttgaaaatatgatgcTATAATAATTGTGCTTTCTGGTATAACTTCTTCGTCAAGTCAAGTGATCGGTCTGGAGTAACTGAAACTATGCATGATTACCCTCATCCTTTCAAATCACATAACCAAATATCACTTTTAACATTCAATTAACCTATTATTTAATACTAATATCTAttataagagtaaaataatcttaataaaaataaacttttgttTTCTATAAGAGTAAAATGAtcatattaaaaatcaaattttatatttgtaaagaaaaagataaaataaagaataataaacaATAGTGTTAAATGAAAGTAAAAACTTTGaatgtcaaaatatcattattccacGCCAGAAACAATTAATGAATGTCAAGATTTGAAGAACTATGCTTCACCTACAGATCAGGTCAAATTTTACTAAAACAATTATAGAAATAGATAAAAGGTTAAATCATTTACTAGATAGATCACGTTTCAAAATACGactatacatatataaaaaatagtgcTTTAATATACGTGTGGTTTAAAATACTTTGATGTGAGTTTTAGTCTAAATCATGTTTACATAGTTAGTTTATTAAGGAGGTTTGTGTTTGCTTTATActaaatattgattattataaaaatacacGGGTAATTTACACgcgtttcttttgttttatttgtaaaatctaatttccactttttttttttaattttcttaatttttgggTAACTTtaagttattataatattttcaataaaatgaaaaaatattaaaaattaaatactagaTAATTTTAGATACCACAATCATTAGTTATTGactaaattatatatcattttataaattaaaaataatatcttaaataatctttaagaataaaaaattataattgatttgtgAATTAGAATGAATGTAAAGTGATATTTAACATTAACTATCTATTTTTAGTTACTTATTAAATTCtaaattggtttttaattttaaattagaaatcaatttagataatataattttttgacaacTAAAAAGTTGCAGGTAGCTAATATTagattaatttagaatttaattcacaaaataattataatttttatttataataataattattttatatactaataatatttaaattagtcaagattaattttgtttgtctctactatttattcaattattttcttgtaataGAAGTAAGTGTCTATTTtgctaaaattataaaaaaagtaaatgttataaaatagtaattaaaagaaaatatttataaataaaattgacgactattctaatatttaaaataaatttgtgtaaaaaatatttaattttttatgatataattaataaataaacaaaaactaaaatagaatATATCCAGTCAAAAACAGTGGATTAGAGTTACAACAACACTTAGAAAACTTGGTAGAATGAAACGAAGGAGGCATTTGGATCTC from the Vigna angularis cultivar LongXiaoDou No.4 chromosome 3, ASM1680809v1, whole genome shotgun sequence genome contains:
- the LOC108326323 gene encoding sodium/proton antiporter 2-like translates to MEKLLVGISVCIMLLLLNTNNNTVQGFQHQKQQHSFRDLLILPPDYVCSQYTVETKDGLLLGLESVFSSSVGVVKDGEAPLLLLLLLRGLFMDLAMHDFAEMTNYINSVRNTKLFVLQHSQGKMSFAVAFTQLEIPENFVAASKDVQKLNHRRTKLRGARVSTVSSFQSQPSAWEGFQDLAMALVFVIGYVVIIFEEYLAFNKSGVGLLMAVSLWVIRSIGAPSTDIEVSELTHASAQVSEIVFFLLAAMTIVEIIDAHRGFKLVTDNITTQNPRLLLWVIGFVTFFLSSVLDSLASTVVMISLLRKLLRLSELRKILGAVVVIAANAGGAWSPIGAVTTTMLWIHGQISVVQTMKDLFIPSVISLAVPLVLMSLTSIVNDGKGQNSLGVFSSEESAPQGLLVFSLSLGALLFVPVLRALTGLPPYMGMLLGLGMLWIVTDVIHYGDSERQKLKVPHALSRIDTQGALFFLGILLSVSSLEAAGILQEIANYFDAHVPSSELIASAIGLISAVIDNVPLVAATMGMYDVSAFPQDSEFWQLIALCASTGGSILIAGSAAGVAFMGMEKVNFCWYLRKVTGFALAGYAAGIAAYLVLHKLRI